Proteins encoded by one window of Carassius carassius chromosome 30, fCarCar2.1, whole genome shotgun sequence:
- the LOC132110345 gene encoding LOW QUALITY PROTEIN: protein AHNAK2-like (The sequence of the model RefSeq protein was modified relative to this genomic sequence to represent the inferred CDS: substituted 1 base at 1 genomic stop codon) — MNQTEDTQSDQSEIIVKTVKEVCAEGLVVSGGKDGIFIKEVKPESPASKLSVKEGDQILSATVYFDNVSYEDALQILEHAQPYKMAFCLKRKPPPRTQEDAEAERPDTTIGEEAEQVEEGSGPEMRGRRKTKKQHDRISLPKFPTFSRGRRGNFKRSHSTSEAEEQRKLEISPPTSDTESPLKSPLKSPDGKDKKKKHKMKPKKRMAGRRSKSVEETQENEEALATDNMEVLDNEIIMNIVEEKVPMNNVIESPKILNVAENTDSNKTGNEYTFLTLPATESLHKVELISVDTTLKTTDITVALGDNGKERREKSELRDSIPGKDKYEIETESQLKSSTSGMRTLDPSTFNNIXDSPNVISHTEPVGHQVDSDSKPINQDILEKTQESGKTDMTIPKVDVSLDMPEVGPISKTPITGSDKEKKERNILETESYGIRTRGPLADIATSKSNFSNAVNKIDFTSDTFTFEIQTREDRPSTDTKKPITPTPVISQPKSHVLDVDKSTKSTGGSTDIESNFKLPKVDVSELDHQESITVRQKDSTKVPLLKREEIEIPGMEGIGAKAKVKSPRIKEQKVENIIKISKAGKKQAQVEAEEFNVEDVKDAVSKFPAFKLPERDITGVLVQREVTIMEIKSDKTGMSPKGSPCKISSMSTEINIKLPDTMDKEKQRLSPVATKDQAFVLPKIEQMHFDETVVIKSKTDLSKMKLADHQPKTGKMLARDDKPSTSPGVNFKLPKREDIEIPGMEAIEQSVQPTKIIIAKDTNIQDEALKDYTDANIKADKIVHEKKSKLSMPISEIMTPDIHLPGIAIELPIKDTSPKSDSGTIKERTTEAKISLDEDNIKKTEEDGLLPDESEKSIIKVSGKTEVEPSELPQAEIKEAESKIKKRKIFFPKFGFSKSEVSDANITLPAEQGSLHDADGTELYVESKTTDVEAEFKDSTDSPTKFKLPIIKFPRFGVSFPKTTDAEGDIQMPDVSTDEAKLPVEAKALSGKKGMEMTLSVSKPEVDLSLPEGKADIMKLKGDAPIGYIKDSFETTEGQFVSVDMKVEETQLKEQEFTVTLPKFGLILPKVEAHKLNDSVEKEELTIDPRESNPKSDQDEKDPRSPTKIKRPKIKFPKVGVSFPKSTDAVSDNQIPEAINDEPTMEIKALETELPTELSSLPGMKTPHIILSLAKPKVDAATLEVEKAIDEHSDKKKEKVLSPDYVFSKPEVKMSLVGHDLEQETTIEDLEVQASNLEEEVNLSSGSVDEVSMDAKEKESEFKLKKRKIYFPKFGFYKSDTKIPDADTSLQKEGISVPDTVIKETEMTSPAPEVEVQLKNKSTSGSTSKFKIPTMHLPKSDISISMTGEESVAKDEVSKPEVDLSLPEGKTDIKNVQKKEIKSSEDMSFTKPDIDASLTGHDTEEIPAVAFSKPRSEHEFHEQVIKAPEINIERGDTSMEVGEVDVNLESIQTTEMLKDDPTMGGSQIKFKLPTFKLPKFRSSSTKEKAEIMDLRGEEITLETEDLITIVEPSDVKIDSNVPSQELKKLAISADQTKVDSGDQYTLSLTEASVSKAKGYISSPEAKLGEPSTKAEVSQATLESKIDQEVDLKNTGMKMKRPGFSLPKFGFSKPDIKAPETDVSLAQVDISKPESDLKIEEQIMNITVSNVEDDQKDTTAIGATAKFQLPSINIPKIGGQAMKEEKTIPIVDIAIKGPEVTGPGTQIKISSESPSVDIKGPHLATEGQSVSVDLNVEDAELGKQGGKFKMPKFGVGLPKVKGFDLNTSKKEIHIEKPEITSKGMVQPPESECLDVQMKTSPEFGYSKPEVKAHEVDISIQKTDIPTEGSMDLEEANVDIKVSKMESDQKGSTIFGSPTKFKLPSISIPKFGVKSQKVALDINVADSELEGTYMKTDISKPDVKSEVQPPKTEAKVKGSADMPEADSKGVQVKVKRPSFSFPKFGFSKPDTANPEVNISIPKAEVSIPEVNVPDKEQTLPGGEAEHKDVIIVSSPNTKLTEVNLPIFGVKTSKGTVNLPSADKDIKVSCQIQKADLDVKEIETDIHATKGETDVHLAEEKVILPKPDVDVQDISIEGKADMPEVDLKGHDVKVKKPGFSLPKLAFSKTEIKEKDVDASQLKADIYMQEHIIPVVDKDAEITITEEVKLQGDTTTQTKFKLPSINFPKFGLKYPKATADIPAAEVDIKEPEISFPEKGEVQTTDTETTIDIKGSSVDVDIKVNEIDDNGMGSKFKLPKFGIGMTKVKGIEMEGKEINIETGLIHEENQIVQQPVVEIQNLKIEGKTDKVDVDYKVKLPELGFSKPDLKAPEVDVSLSKADMGTSVGNVDVSKQSADIKVPEQDPYLKEDTFASTTRFKLPTISFPKFGTKASKDKVYIPTAHVDIKVPEVSLPDKNMSGEVSNVEMTGPTIEDPSIDIKGDDKKQQEVKFKLPKFGIALPTIKAPDSDQGLKKAQSETKLKMSGDVLSIDKEELMLPKGPVEVDVEAKGGELEVEESKIKLPQFEISLQASKSPEFDISVSKAEVSKYEVREAGTEKDVLVEEPTDLTEISSKGLSVKMKKPSFGFPYFGFSKSDGKAQDIQASEMTANISLPGGNTEIGESEKEGKTEITDPKFGSPTKFKLPTIKLPKFGLSTPKVPSDTTKADSETKEIKVSSVDYEIETSKVDPSGHIEGKTAETETPSIDINTKEKEVNQEGQEIIFKRPKFGILLPKVKVPEMTVTAKEVKTETPEIGITEPEIKMQAEDAILPKVDMALEESSSLEKKEVETELKDDTVVSGSPSKFKLPTFKMPKFGISTQKASDGKLKEAEVDEPDSNTDLNIEDKSVQVSKELQRESEIKETTEQLPDTATKKLDGDKGSPSKFKLPTIKMPNVSISRTKSQEGEDDTTTKANAPDAKTETKDDTQPGKSPKFTMPTLEDVLRGFEVEFNVPTIEEMEAQKDGLSVKQDQEAEAKAEETAEYKDKGAQEKSKFTFKFPKLGFSQSSDESDKLVDVKIEESEKHLEASADQKATASKEQIKTEQWGWFKFLFSSPTKTSKTDVKEIIKPPEEAEKLDDVEKELSKAHKEPEKISLNEAVEENLSPPLSLKSSEAFADISSVTTEQIGLSQTSPTKVKVRYAEPTVTVGVNNVQNDVVTSTARCKLISMEPHQPEKVNIPFLSDMCSASADTLKQMSGEIHVITSNIQAIPETQQASILTNLDACGFNTSPLQVTLGSDSVLTVEETREQSGTPTLVERHVVKETLHDDKETKLVIQRTCLFEGDSAEPISDETASSICRLRDTVHTEKISYFDSAATIEEVTIVSSETSLRHMESSTDDNGGK; from the exons ATGAATCAAACAGAG GATACACAAAGTGATCAGTCAGAAATAATAGTGAAAACTGTAAAAGAAGTCTGTGCTGAGGGTTTGGTGGTGAGTGGAGGAAAGGATGGCATCTTCATCAAGGAAGTAAAACCAGAGTCACCTGCCTCAAAGCTAAGTGTGAAAGAAG GTGATCAAATACTCAGTGCTACAGTATACTTTGATAATGTGTCATATGAAGACGCCCTCCAGATTCTTGAGCATGCTCAACCATATAAAATGGCATTCTGTTTAAAACGCAAACCACCTCCAAGAACCCAGGAAGATGCTGAGGCAGAGAGGCCAGATACAACCATT GGCGAGGAGGCTGAGCAAGTAGAGGAAGGTAGCGGACCAGAGATGAGAGGTCgaagaaagacaaaaaagcaACATGATCGCATCTCTTTGCCCAAATTCCCTACCTTTAGCAGAGGTCGCAGGGGGAATTTTAAAAGATCTCACAGCACGTCAGAAGCAGAGGAACAGAGAAAATTAGAGATAAGTCCGCCAACAAGTGACACAGAGTCTCCTCTTAAGTCTCCATTAAAATCCCCAGatggaaaagacaagaaaaagaaacataaaatgaAACCTAAGAAGCGTATGGCAGGCCGCAGGAGCAAATCTGTTGAAGAAACCCAAGAAAACGAAGAGGCACTTGCAACAGACAATATGGAGGTCTTGGACAATGAAATTATTATGAATATAGTTGAAGAGAAAGTGCCAATGAATAATGTGATAGAGAGTCctaaaatattgaatgtagctGAAAATACTGACTCAAATAAAACAGGAAATGAATATACATTCCTGACTTTGCCAGCGACTGAATCACTGCATAAGGTTGAGCTCATCAGTGTGGACACCACATTAAAGACTACTGATATTACAGTCGCTCTTGGAGATAATGGCAAAGAAAGGAGAGAGAAATCAGAACTGAGGGATAGCATTCCAGGAAAGGATAAATATGAAATAGAAACAGAGAGCCAATTAAAATCCTCCACAAGTGGAATGAGAACTTTGGATCCATCAACATTCAACAATATTTAAGACAGTCCTAATGTAATATCACACACGGAACCAGTTGGACATCAAGTGGATTCCGATAGCAAACCAATAAATCAAGACATATTAGAAAAGACCCAAGAGTCGGGAAAAACAGACATGACTATTCCTAAAGTTGATGTTTCTCTTGACATGCCAGAGGTAGGACCAATAAGCAAAACACCAATAACTGGCAGtgacaaggaaaaaaaagaaagaaacattctAGAAACTGAAAGTTATGGGATTCGAACCAGAGGACCATTGGCAGACATAGCCACATCAAAGAGTaatttttcaaatgcagtaaacaaaatagattttacatcAGACACTTTCACTTTTGAGATTCAAACAAGAGAGGATAGGCCCTCAACAGACACAAAGAAACCAATAACTCCAACTCCTGTTATATCCCAGCCAAAATCACATGTTCTGGATGTGGACAAAAGCACGAAGAGCACTGGAGGTAGCACAGATATTGAATCAAATTTTAAACTGCCTAAAGTGGATGTCTCTGAACTAGACCACCAAGAATCAATAACTGTAAGACAGAAAGACTCAACCAAAGTGCCTCTTCTGAAACGAGAGGAAATTGAAATTCCTGGCATGGAGGGCATAGGAGCAAAAGCCAAGGTTAAGTCTCCTAGAATTAAAGAACAAAAAGTTGAGAATATAATTAAAATCTCAAAAGCAGGAAAAAAGCAAGCTCAGGTGGAAGCAGAAGAGTTTAATGTTGAGGATGTAAAGGATGCAGTATCAAAATTCCCTGCCTTTAAATTACCTGAGAGAGACATTACTGGAGTCCTTGTACAGAGAGAGGTCACAATCATGGAAATTAAGTCAGACAAGACTGGCATGTCACCTAAAGGATCCCCTTGTAAAATTTCGAGCATGAGCACAGAAATAAACATTAAGTTACCTGACACAATGGATAAAGAAAAACAGAGACTTTCTCCTGTTGCTACAAAAGATCAAGCCTTTGTATTACCAAAAATTGAACAAATGCATTTTGATGAAACGGTTGTAATCAAGAGCAAAACAGACCTATCAAAAATGAAACTTGCTGACCACCAACCCAAAACTGGCAAAATGTTAGCAAGGGATGATAAGCCAAGTACATCTCCAGGTGTAAATTTCAAACTTCCAAAGCGTGAAGACATTGAAATACCAGGAATGGAAGCCATTGAACAATCAGTTCAACCAACAAAAATCATAATAGCCAAAGATACAAACATTCAAGATGAGGCTTTGAAAGACTATACTGACGCAAATATCAAAGCTGACAAAATTGTGCATGAAAAGAAATCAAAGTTATCAATGCCAATTTCTGAAATCATGACACCTGACATTCACTTGCCAGGTATTGCGATTGAATTACCAATAAAGGACACGTCACCTAAAAGTGATAGTGGCACAATCAAGGAGAGGACAACTGAGGCAAAAATATCTCTTGATGAAGACAATATCAAAAAGACAGAAGAAGATGGCCTGTTACCAGATGAATCTGAAAAATCCATCATCAAGGTTAGTGGAAAAACTGAAGTGGAGCCATCTGAACTTCCACAAGCTGAAATAAAAGAAGCAGAGTCTAAAATtaagaaaaggaaaatatttttccCCAAATTTGGATTCTCTAAATCAGAAGTATCTGATGCTAACATAACTCTCCCAGCCGAACAGGGCTCTTTACATGATGCAGATGGGACAGAATTATATGTTGAAAGTAAGACCACAGATGTAGAGGCTGAGTTCAAGGATTCTACAGATTCTCCCACAAAATTTAAACTTCCTATAATTAAATTTCCAAGATTTGGAGTCTCATTTCCCAAGACAACTGATGCTGAGGGTGATATTCAAATGCCTGATGTCAGCACAGATGAAGCTAAACTACCTGTAGAAGCAAAAGCACTTTCTGGCAAGAAAGGCATGGAAATGACTCTTAGTGTATCCAAACCTGAAGTTGACTTGTCTCTGCCTGAGGGAAAGGCAGATATCATGAAACTAAAAGGTGATGCACCAATAGGTTATATCAAGGATTCTTTTGAGACAACGGAAGGTCAATTTGTTAGTGTAGATATGAAGGTTGAAGAAACTCAGCTCAAAGAACAAGAGTTTACTGTTACACTGCCTAAATTTGGCCTTATCCTCCCAAAGGTTGAAGCCCACAAGCTAAATGATAGTGTGGAAAAAGAAGAATTGACTATAGACCCCAGAGAATCAAATCCAAAGTCTGATCAGGATGAGAAAGATCCAAGATCTCCAACAAAAATTAAACGTCCTAAAATTAAATTTCCAAAAGTTGGTGTCTCATTTCCCAAATCAACAGATGCAGTTTCTGACAATCAAATTCCTGAAGCCATCAATGATGAGCCTACCATGGAAATTAAAGCTCTAGAAACAGAGCTGCCTACAGAGCTGTCATCATTACCTGGAATGAAAACCCCACATATTATTCTCAGTCTTGCCAAACCCAAAGTTGATGCAGCTACCCTAGAGGTGGAAAAGGCTATTGATGAACACtctgacaagaaaaaagaaaaggtatTGTCTCCAGATTATGTATTTTCTAAACCAGAGGTTAAGATGAGCCTTGTAGGCCATGATCTTGAACAAGAGACGACTATAGAAGATTTGGAAGTGCAAGCCAGTAATCTTGAGGAAGAAGTCAACCTTTCTTCAGGTTCAGTAGATGAAGTCAGCATGGATGCTAAAGAAAAGGAGAGTGAATTCAAACTTAAAAAACGTAAAATATATTTTCCGAAATTTGGCTTTTACAAATCTGACACTAAGATCCCTGATGCTGACACCAGTCTTCAAAAAGAAGGAATATCTGTGCCTGACACTGTGATCAAAGAGACTGAAATGACTTCTCCTGCTCCAGAGGTTGAAGTCCAGTTGAAAAACAAAAGTACTTCTGGTTCTACATCTAAATTCAAGATTCCAACAATGCATCTCCCTAAATCTGATATTTCCATTTCAATGACTGGGGAAGAATCTGTTGCAAAAGATGAGGTATCCAAACCTGAAGTTGACTTGTCTCTGCCCGAGGGAAAGACAGATATCAAAAATGttcagaaaaaagaaataaaatcatcTGAAGACATGTCATTTACTAAACCAGATATTGATGCTAGCCTGACTGGCCATGATACTGAAGAAATTCCAGCTGTTGCATTTTCAAAACCAAGGTCAGAGCATGAATTTCATGAACAAGTCATTAAAGCTCCAGAGATTAATATTGAGAGGGGTGATACATCTATGGAAGTAGGTGAAGTGGATGTGAATCTTGAGTCCATTCAGACAACAGAGATGTTAAAAGATGATCCAACCATGGGAGGGTCACAGATCAAATTCAAACTTCCTACTTTCAAATTACCCAAATTCAGAAGTTCATCTACCAAAGAAAAAGCTGAAATAATGGATTTGAGGGGTGAGGAAATTACTTTGGAGACTGAAGATTTAATCACAATAGTAGAACCATCAGATGTCAAAATTGACTCTAATGTGCCCAGTCAAGAGCTGAAGAAACTCGCAATCAGTGCTGATCAGACAAAGGTAGATAGTGGAGATCAATATACCCTGTCACTTACAGAGGCCAGTGTATCAAAGGCAAAAGGCTATATTTCTTCACCAGAGGCAAAACTTGGGGAACCGTCAACTAAAGCAGAAGTATCACAAGCCACTTTAGAAAGTAAAATTGATCAAGAAGTTGATTTAAAAAACACaggtatgaaaatgaaaaggccAGGCTTTTCACTTCCTAAATTTGGATTTTCTAAACCAGATATCAAGGCCCCAGAGACTGATGTCAGTCTTGCACAAGTTGATATCTCCAAACCAGAAAGTGATCTGAAAATCGAAGAACAAATTATGAATATCACAGTGTCAAATGTTGAGGATGATCAAAAAGATACAACAGCGATCGGTGCCACAGCAAAATTTCAACTCCCCTCAATTAACATCCCAAAGATTGGAGGACAAGCTATGAAGGAAGAGAAAACTATTCCAATTGTAGATATAGCTATTAAAGGACCTGAAGTGACTGGTCCAggtacacaaataaaaatatcaagTGAATCCCCATCAGTAGATATTAAGGGACCTCATCTAGCCACAGAGGGTCAATCTGTAAGTGTTGATTTAAATGTTGAAGATGCTGAACTTGGAAAACAGGGGGGAAAGTTTAAGATGCCAAAGTTCGGTGTTGGCCTTCCTAAAGTAAAAGGGTTTGATTTAAATACAtccaagaaagaaattcatatagaAAAGCCAGAGATAACATCTAAGGGGATGGTTCAGCCACCAGAATCAGAATGTCTAGATGTGCAGATGAAGACATCACCTGAATTTGGGTATTCAAAACCAGAAGTAAAAGCCCATGAAGTTGATATAAGTATTCAAAAAACAGATATCCCCACAGAAGGCAGTATGGACCTAGAAGAAGCAAACGTGGATATTAAAGTGTCAAAGATGGAATCTGACCAAAAGGGTTCAACAATTTTTGGATCTCCAACAAAGTTTAAACTCCCATCAATAAGCATCCCGAAATTTGGTGTTAAATCACAAAAAGTAGCATTAGACATTAATGTGGCAGATTCAGAGCTAGAGGGAACATATATGAAAACAGATATTTCTAAACCTGATGTGAAATCAGAAGTACAGCCACCCAAAACTGAAGCTAAAGTTAAAGGGAGTGCAGATATGCCTGAGGCTGATTCCAAAGGAGTGCAAGTAAAAGTGAAGAGACCAAGCTTTTCATTCCCCAAGTTTGGGTTTTCTAAACCAGACACAGCAAATCCAGAAGTTAATATCAGTATACCAAAGGCTGAAGTATCCATACCAGAGGTCAATGTACCTGATAAAGAACAAACACTTCCAGGAGGAGAGGCTGAACATAAAGATGTAATTATTGTTAGTTCCCCAAACACGAAACTGACAGAAGTTAACCTGCCAATATTTGGAGTCAAAACTTCAAAAGGTACAGTAAATTTACCATCAGCAGATAAGGACATCAAGGTGTCATGTCAAATTCAAAAAGCTGACTTAGATGTAAAAGAAATAGAGACCGATATACATGCCACAAAAGGAGAAACTGATGTTCATCTAGCAGAAGAAAAAGTAATACTACCTAAACCTGATGTTGACGTTCAAGACATATCCATTGAAGGTAAAGCAGATATGCCTGAAGTTGACTTGAAAGGGCATGATGTGAAAGTAAAGAAGCCAGGCTTTTCACTACCAAAATTAGCTTTTTCAAAGACAGAAATTAAGGAGAAAGATGTTGATGCCAGTCAACTAAAGGCAGATATATATATGCAAGAGCACATCATACCTGTTGTAGACAAAGATGCAGAAATCACCATCACAGAAGAAGTGAAATTACAAGGAGATACAACAACTCAGACAAAATTTAAGCTGCCTTCAATCAACTTTCCAAAGTTTGGACTCAAATATCCAAAAGCTACAGCTGATATTCCAGCAGCTGAAGTAGATATCAAAGAACCTGAAATTAGTTTCCCAGAAAAAGGAGAGGTGCAAACCACTGACACAGAAACAACCATAGATATTAAAGGGTCTTCTGTTGATGTGGACATTAAGGTCAATGAGATTGATGATAACGGGATGGGGAGTAAGTTCAAATTGCCAAAATTTGGAATTGGCATGACAAAAGTAAAGGGAATAGAGATGGAGGGTAAAGAAATAAACATAGAGACTGGCCTGATACATGAAGAAAATCAAATTGTACAACAGCCTGTTGTTGAAATTCAAAATTTGAAAATTGAGGGGAAAACAGATAAAGTTGATGTTGACTACAAAGTGAAACTTCCGGAATTGGGATTTTCAAAACCAGACCTTAAGGCTCCTGAAGTTGATGTGAGTTTATCCAAAGCTGACATGGGCACATCAGTGGGAAATGTTGATGTTTCAAAGCAATCTGCAGATATTAAGGTACCAGAACAAGATCCTTATTTGAAAGAGGACACTTTTGCCTCTACAACCAGATTTAAACTTCCAACAATCAGTTTCCCAAAATTTGGAACCAAAGCATCAAAGGATAAAGTGTATATACCTACGGCACATGTGGACATCAAAGTTCCTGAAGTAAGCCTTCCAGATAAGAACATGTCAGGAGAAGTGTCAAATGTTGAAATGACAGGGCCAACAATAGAAGATCCATCCATTGACATTAAGGGAGATGATAAAAAGCAACAAGAGGTCAAATTTAAGCTTCCAAAATTTGGGATTGCTCTTCCAACAATTAAAGCTCCAGACAGTGACCAAGGGCTTAAGAAAGCTCAGAGTGAAACGAAATTGAAAATGTCAGGGGATGTACTATCTATAGACAAGGAAGAGCTAATGTTACCCAAAGGACCAGTGGAAGTGGATGTGGAGGCTAAAGGTGGTGAACTTGAAGTAGAAGAAAGTAAAATCAAACTACCACAGTTTGAAATTTCTCTACAAGCATCGAAAAGTCCAGAATTTGATATTAGTGTTTCAAAAGCAGAGGTTTCTAAATATGAGGTAAGAGAAGCTGGTACAGAAAAAGATGTTCTGGTTGAGGAACCAACAGATTTAACTGAAATTAGTTCTAAGGGACTTAGTGTAAAAATGAAGAAACCAAGCTTTGGATTTCCATATTTTGGATTTTCAAAATCCGATGGCAAGGCCCAAGATATTCAAGCCAGTGAAATGACAGCAAATATATCTTTGCCAGGGGGCAATACAGAAATAGGAGAAAGTGAAAAAGAAGGCAAAACCGAAATAACAGATCCCAAATTTGGCTCGCCAACAAAATTTAAACTCCCAACAATAAAATTACCCAAATTTGGACTCTCCACTCCAAAGGTCCCTAGTGATACAACAAAGGCTGATTCTGAAACCAAGGAAATTAAAGTAAGTTCTGTGGATTATGAGATAGAGACTTCAAAGGTGGATCCATCAGGTCACATCGAAGGCAAAACTGCAGAGACTGAAACCCCATCTATTGATAttaatacaaaagaaaaagaggTTAATCAAGAGGGACAGGAAATTATATTTAAACGTCCAAAATTTGGGATTTTGTTGCCGAAAGTAAAAGTTCCTGAGATGACAGTAACTGCAAAAGAGGTAAAGACAGAAACACCTGAAATTGGGATCACTGAACCAGAAATAAAGATGCAAGCAGAAGATGCAATTCTCCCAAAAGTAGACATGGCTCTAGAAGAAAGTTCCAGTCTTGAAAAAAAAGAGGTAGAGACTGAGTTGAAAGATGATACAGTTGTTTCAGGTTCTCCAAGTAAATTCAAATTGCCTACTTTTAAAATGCCAAAATTTGGAATTTCAACTCAAAAAGCATCTGATGGAAAATTAAAAGAAGCAGAAGTAGATGAACCAGATAGTAACACTGACTTAAATATTGAAGACAAGAGTGTACAAGTGTCTAAAGAATTACAAAGAGAGAGTGAAATTAAAGAAACCACTGAACAGCTTCCAGACACTGCTACTAAAAAACTGGATGGGGACAAAGGCTCCCCAAGTAAATTCAAGCTTCCTACAATAAAAATGCCAAATGTCAGCATTTCAAGAACAAAATCTCAGGAAGGAGAAGATGACACAACTACCAAAGCGAATGCTCCAGATGCTAAAACAGAAACCAAAGATGATACACAACCTGGAAAATCACCCAAATTTACAATGCCTACACTTGAGGATGTCCTCAGGGGCTTTGAGGTTGAATTTAATGTGCCAACAATAGAGGAAATGGAAGCACAAAAGGACGGTTTATCTGTTAAGCAAGATCAGGAGGCTGAAGCCAAAGCTGAGGAAACAGCAGAGTATAAAGACAAAGGAGCTCAAGAGAAATCaaagtttacatttaaatttcCAAAATTAGGATTCAGCCAGTCTTCAGATGAAAGCGATAAGTTGGTTGATGTTAAGATTGAAGAAAGTGAAAAGCATTTGGAGGCTTCAGCAGATCAGAAAGCAACTGCTAGCaaagaacaaataaaaacagagcaATGGGGCTGGTTCAAATTCTTATTTTCTTCTCCAACCAAAACATCAAAAACAGATGTGAAAGAAATAATCAAACCGCCTGAAGAGGCTGAGAAGCTTGATGATGTTGAGAAAGAATTAAGCAAGGCACACAAGGAACCTGAGAAGATTTCACTCAATGAGGCTGTGGAGGAAAACCTCAGCCCACCACTCTCACTGAAGTCATCTGAAGCTTTTGCAgatataagttcagtaaccacTGAGCAGATTGGCCTGTCACAGACCTCACCTACAAAGGTTAAAGTGAGATATGCTGAACCCACTGTCACTGTTGGGGTCAATAATGTACAAAATGATGTTGTGACTTCCACAGCCAGATGTAAACTGATATCAATGGAGCCTCACCAGCCAGAGAAAGTCAACATCCCTTTCTTATCGGATATGTGCTCAGCCTCAGCCGACACCCTGAAACAGATGTCAGGGGAAATTCATGTCATCACATCGAACATACAAGCTATACCAGAAACCCAGCAAGCCTCAATCCTTACTAATTTAGATGCCTGTGGATTTAACACCTCGCCTTTACAAGTAACACTAGGCTCAGATTCAGTTTTGACAGTGGAGGAAACCAGAGAACAAAGTGGGACACCCACATTGGTGGAAAGGCATGTTGTGAAAGAGACTCTACATGATGACAAAGAGACAAAACTTGTGATACAGAGAACatgtttatttgaaggagactctgCAGAACCCATTTCTGATGAGACGGCTTCTTCAATTTGCAGGCTTAGAGACACGGTACACACCGAAAAAATTAGTTATTTTGACAGTGCAGCAACAATTGAAGAGGTCACAATAGTGAGCTCTGAAACATCTCTAAGACATATGGAATCCTCTACCGATGATAATGGGGGGAAATGA